From the genome of Legionella beliardensis:
TAAAATCTTTATGAAGGGGTGGCAGTGAGTAATCCCTAACTTCCATATAAGCATACGTGCCTTTACCATAATTATGAGTTTTTGCATTAAAAAATGCCTCAGGCCATTGCGATGCTGGGCCATGAAAATGATCAAATTCATCACAAATTACCGGTTTTCCTTTTTCAGGTGCTGAAACGGTGCTTAAGATAGTTTTTAATTGGTTATTGTTTATCTTTTGACTTAACAAACGCTTGCTATTATATAAAACAAAAGCATGGTTGATGCTTTTATCAGCAGAATGAATAACGATTTCTTGTACTGTTTGTCGTTCGTTATTTTCAAGTTGGTGCAATAAGCTATTTACGATACTTGCTGCAGCAGCTTCGCCACAAAATCCACTATTCTCATCTCTGCGCATTTTAGCTATTTCTACCGTTCGAGCGATTACTTTAAAATAGTCTTTCAATTGTTCATAATTCTTATGGTCTTTAAATAAAGCATGAAATTTATTGTCAGGGCCATTTTCTAAATTGCGTACTTTGCTATCTATATTTGCTTGATAACGGGCCCTAAGTTGCATCACTTGATCAAATCCTTGCTGAAATTCTGGACTATATTGTAATACCTTATTAGCAAAATGACCGTGCGTATTACAAATGGAACCATATGAATAATCGTCTTTCTCATCTTCTGAGCTTTCTTGCATCGTAGGCGTAAAGCGACTCGAGGCAAGTAAACCCCATATAAAAAACTTTTTCATTGATTCTTTCACTCTAACTCCTTTTTGCTGTCATATTTCAGATAAACACAGTAGAAAACTAAACTAATTATAAGCCCTGATTGCTCATAAATTGAGCAATAATACCATCAATAAAATGTTTTGGCAAATATTTATACAAAATAATTATTAAACTAGCGTCATTTACCAAAATTATTTCGTGTGGGTGTTTGATAATAAAGGAGGTTAACAAATAGCTTGAGTAAAGCCTTGGCTAAAAAGCCAAAGCTCTTGAAGCTTAATTAGGTATCAATACGAGTTAGCACGGATTAGACTTGCATACCCGTTTTTCAATCCAAAAAGTTAATATAAATGTTGATAATATGCCTAATAAAATCCCATAGACATACCATTCTGGCCCTACAATTTTTAAAGCATCTGGCGTATGAAAAATGGAGAAAGGAATAGCTAATATAACATCAACAATAGCTGAGCCTGCGACCAAACCACAAGCAATTAAAGTCCCTCGTTGGTTGCGTTCGATTTTTTGCTCATTAGGAAATGATTTTTTATCTAAGCGGGATTTAACATACATTGCTATCATTCCGCCTAAAAATAAAGGAAATGATGAGGCAATGGGTAAGTACATGCCAATGGCTACACCTAATATTGATAGTCTTAAATACTGATTTAGTTTAAACAATTTAATACAAATTAAGAGCAGTACAATAACTGCTGCACCTAAAAACATCATTGTCCACGGTAGCGTATTACGAAAAACAGCCTCAGTAATGGCTGCCATTAAGGCTGCCGTAGGAGCAGGCAATGATTGGCTTATGTCCATGTCAGCACGAGGCATAACCCCTGCAATACCATAAACATCAAAAAGTAATTGCATGACTGGGGGAATAACTAAAGACGAAACAATAACCCCGATTAAAAGCATGACTTGCTGCCGCCAGGGTGTTGCACCGACTAATTGGCCTACTTTAAGATCTTGTGTATTGTCATTAGCAATGGCTGCAATCCCTGTTACAACAGAACCAATAATAATGGTAATGGCTTCTGCTGCTTTAATTTGATTATTAGTCAAAGGTAGTGGTAAGAAATGGTTGATGATAGTTAATAACATCCAGGCTGCAAATAACATCCCTGCAATCACCACGGAACTTCCTGGACTAGCTGTCACACCTACCATCCCAGACAGGTAACCTGTAATGACAGAAAATAAAAAACCAATAACCAGCACATAAAGGACCGCAGCAAACACTAAGGTCGGCGCAAAATCGCCATCAAGTCCTGTCGCTTCAATTGGAAAAATAAATTGAAAGAATAAAAATAATACGGCGGCCATGATAACAATGCCGCTTAAGATAAAGGGAATTGGAATATCTCTGTCTGTTCTAGGAATTTGAGATGGCCAAGTATGCTTAGTCGTAAAAGCCTTAAGCGATTGGGTAATACTTCTAGCTAAAGGCTTAACCAATAGCAGAAAAGTCCATGTTCCAGCGAATAACATCGCGCCTATCCCCAAATAGCGCATTTCACTGTCCCATAACACGGTAGCTGCCTGAGATAAGGGGTATTGTGCTAAAAATTCAGGATAAAATTGACTCACAATTGGCAAGGCAATGAGCCATGAGATAATAGCACCTAAAAAAATACTAATAGCCATCTCATGGCCTATAAGGTAACCTGCACCAATCATCGTGGCTGAAAAGCCTGCACCAAACCCAAAAATAGACCGTTTAATAACAAACCAGAAGTTAAAATTACTGGTAATAACTTTAAAGCCTACTTGTAAAAGTTCAATTAAGCCGCCAACAGCACCACCAAGAAAAATTTCTCTAACGCCTACCCGTTCACTTGATGATTTTAATACTTCCGCAATCGCCCGCCCTTCAGGAAATCGTAGCGCAGGCTCATGCACTAAAATACGTCTTAAAGGAATAGAAAATAAAACGCCAAGAATCCCACCAATTGCTGCAATAAAAAAATTGGTTAAATAATCAAATCCCTGCCAGTAATGAATAATAATCAGTGCAGGAATCGTATAAACAATTCCCCCGGCAACAGCTTCACCAGCTGACGCGGCAGTTTGCACAGCATTATTTTCTAAAACAGTCGCATTTTTAAATAACCTAAGAATGCCCATTGAAATAATGGCAGCAGGAATAGATGCAGATGTCAAAATCCCTAATTTCAAAGCAAGATAGGAATTTGACATAGCTAACAAGACAGTCAGTATAATCGCGAGTATTATACTGCGTACCGTCAGCTCAGGAATATTTTTCTCTGCAGAAATGTTAGGATTCACGGAATTGGTCATGCATTGCCCCAAACTGCCTTTTGTATATCAAGACGTAATGATGTTGCCAGTGATGATTGCGGAATAATAATTGTTTGTGGGCCGTAAACATAGGCAGCAACTTGATAAGTGTCAAAAATTATTGCTAAACCTTGATCATTAAAATTCCAGTTTTTATAGTTTTTATTGATAGCCTGCGTGCCTTCGTTCACCCACTTTTCATCCGCATTTTCCATTTTAAGTAATTTTGTACGGCAATAATTAGCAATCTCGGTTAAATAATTAGTATTTGGTTTAAAAAGATTGCTTAAACCAATCTGTTTGCCATCAATAAAATTCATTGTTTTTACGGTATTATTAGGGTGTGCTGCCCCTCTTGAATAAGTTGAAATGTTAAATAATAGGCTTACTGCATGATCATTTTGAAAAGCAATTTTATAATCAATATATAAGCTATTTTTACCAGGAAGGTTTGCTGTCAATGGATCTGAGTCTGACATATCTTGGGCATTTTTAACTTTTGTTATGAATGCCTTTACAGCTTGGTCAATTTGACCTTTATTAAAACCTTGCGGGTATTTAACATCTAAAATAAAATTTTTAGTTTCTTTTTTAATTGCGACTGTTTTAGGTTGCGCCCAGATGTGACTTGTAAAAGCCAACATGAAACTTAAGACTAAAATTCTTAATTGATACATATACTTACCCTCCGAGTTTTTTTTAATCAATCCAATGCCCAGCAATCATAGTTACGTGCGGTAATGGATAGCCGAAATGATAACATAATATAGAACTATCATTGACCGACCAACGTACTAAATCAGCCGCTAAGCCCACACCAATAGCACCTACTTCCTGCTCAATACCTAACGCTTTCGCAGCCTTTGTCGTTACACCAGCTAGAACTTCTTCTACAGTTAATCCAAAGAATTGACAAGCCATATTCATCATAAGGGGTAGCGAGGTTGTCGGTGATGAGCCAGGATTACAGTCCGTGGCTATTGCAATACCTATTCCTAATTTGCGCAGCAATGCGATAGGCGGTATTTTTGTACCACGTAAAAAATAAAATGCGCCGGGTAAAAGGACTGCAACCGTACCTTGATTTGCCATTGCCTTTGCACCAACTTCATCTAAAAACTCTAAATGATCGCAAGATAAGGCACCCATTTCCGCTGCAAGCTTACTGGCACCCAGATTGGATAATTGCTCAGCATGGCATTTAATAGGTAGCTTTAACGCCTGTGCTTGTAGAAAAAGCTGTTCGGTTTGTTTATAAGAAAAAGCAATTGCTTCACAAAACACATCGACTGCGTCAACTAGCTCTAATTCCGCCATTGCTGGTAAGACATCTGCACAAAGATAATCAACATAGCCTTGCGTGTTATTAGCAAACTCAGGCGGTATGGCGTGCGCGCCTAAAAAAGTTGTTTTAATACGCATCCCACATAGCTTGCCTAAATGACGCGCAACAGTGAGCATTTTGGTCTCATTCATTAAGTCTAAGCCATAGCCCGACTTAACCTCCACGGTTGTCACGCCTTCGGCACGCATAGCTAATAATCTAGGTAATGACTGCTCAATTAACTCCTCTTGCGACGCTGCTCGAACTTGCTTGACTGTCGACAAAATACCACCACCTGCTCGGGCTATATCACTGTAAGTAGCACCTTCTAAACGCTGTTTAAATTCATGCGCTCGATTGCCACAATAAACTAAGTGCGTATGGCAATCGATTAATCCTGGCGTGATTAGCTGATTGTTACAGTCTTCTCTGCTTACTGCATTGACGGAGGGTAAATCTTTTTCCTGCCCACACCAACTAATTAAACCGTCTTTAATGGCAATAGCTTGTTGAGTTTGCAAATACCCATCAGCATCAATTGTCTGTGCATTGATTAAAAGCCTATCACAAGCAAGCATGCTCTACTCCCAATTTGGTACCACGTGGGGTTTAGTTAACCAAAGATGATGGTGATGGGTTTCATAAATATCCCATTCTGCGGCACTGTACTCATCTTGATTAACCTTAAGTAATAACCAGCTTAAAAAAAGAGCGACGGTACTAGGCTGTATTAAGCGGTTTTCAGCTTTAAGGGTCTTAAAAAATTGAATTTTTTCTTCATCCATAGACTCACTTTGCCGAATTAAAGCTTGCATATCCGTGTCAATAATACCCGGTTTAACACTTGCAAAGGCAACCGTATTACATTCTAATTGCCAGCACCGAGTTAGCATAACAAGTGCTGCTTTTGAGACACAATAAGTAGCCCAGCCTGCGACCGGAAAATAGGCAGCGCCAGAGCCAATGGTTAAAACTCGCCCACCTTGTAATTTATCAAGAAGCAATTGAGTAAGAAATAGAGGTGCGTTAAGATTGGTTGCAAGCGTTTGCTGCCATGCAGTTTCGGTGATAGCAGTTACAGGCGCGATAGGGTCAATGACACCTGCATTATGAATTAAGCCTTTAAGGGTTGGCTTATCATTTAAAGAGGATAAAATAGCCTGACGACCTTCGGCATTCGCCACATCCGCACAGCAAATAGAAATTAAGGAAGAATAAGAGGCTGTTTCTATTAAAGCCTGCTCGCGACGACCGGCAATTAGAACCGAGTAACCTTGGTCTGCTAATATGTGCGCTAGAGCACGACCAATACCGCTACCACCGCCAGTAATGATAAACATTATCTCTCCTTAACTAGCTCTAAAGAGTTAAATAGGCCATTCTACCGAAAACAATGAACAATGCTAATAAACATTTCAAAATTGGCTAATTTTAACACTTTTTTCCCATAAAAATTGCTATAAATTAAGTTTATTTACGTGTTAACTGGCGCTATTATATCCTGATTAAGGAGAGCCTATGTTACCTGAAATTAATAATTACGAGCCCCCCATCACCTCAATTTGGCAAGGACGTAAAGACAGCCTCCCACATGAGCGTTTCTTTCAAGCTATTAAAGCTTATGATATTCGTATTCATTCACTACAAGATATTAAATCCCAAACTGTTTTCTTAGGATTTAATAGTGACGAAGGCATAAGGCGTAATGAAGGCCGACTAGGCGCTAAAGAAGGGCCAATGGCTTTAAGGGAGCAATTAGCCAAGCTTCCTTGGCATGCTAAACGTCAGCTTTATGATTTAGGTAATATCGCTTGCAAACAGCAAGACTTAGAAGAAGCGCAACATCAATTTGCTGACATCATTAGGCAATGCCATGAACATCACTGCAAAACGATTGCCTTAGGCGGCGGTCACGAAATTGCTTGGGGACATTTCTTAGGCCTGACTAATCACTATCCTAAGCTAGGCGTCATCAATTTTGATGCCCATTTTGATTTGCGCCCTACTAATCAAGCAAATCAAAGTACCTCTGGAACACCTTTTTATCAAATACAGCGCTACTGTGCGAGCAAGAATAGACCTTTTAATTACTGCTGCCTAGGTATTCAACCCCATGCTAATACAGAAAGTCTGTTTAAACTCGCAAAAGATTACAACGTCTCCTTTTTAACTGCCCAACAAATGAATGAATTAGGCCTTAAGCAGCAAATTAAATTTATTAAAGAATTTATTAGCAAACAAGAAGCTATTTATTTAAGCATTTGCCTCGATACGTTTGCTGAAGCTTTTGCACCAGGCGTGAGCGCACCACAAGCGCTAGGCTTGTTACCCGGGCAGGCTGTACCACTGTTGCAATACATCATACAAACTGGCAAAGTAGTTAGTATTGATATTGCTGAGCTCTCGCCACCGCTTGACCAGGGTCAGAAAACAGCGCGTTTAGCAGCAATGCTAATAGCAGAACTATTAGAATCTTATTAATAAATTTCTTTTAATCGATAAATGTTAAAATAGGCTATCTATCATTAATTAACAATTAAACTATTTATTAAAATCATGATGAGGCTTATAGTAGTTCCAAAAAATTCATGCAAGGAGCATTACGAATGAAAAAAACTATGTTGTTCGGCGGGTTATTAACTATAATAAGCAGTTCTATATATGCTGAGGCCAGTGATGCTTTAGTCAATGCAACCTTAGATAGCTATGCAAAAGTAGCGGCTAATTCTATCGCAACTAATTCTATCACTGATACTAAGCAAATTACGCTAGCCCAAAATGATACAGCTAATGTCTATGCGGCTGCGCCTAGTACCACCACAACGACAACCACACAAAAAGTTGTTGTTCCAGCAACCACTACAACGACTGCACCCGCTACAACGACAGTACCCGCTACTACGACAACGACCGTTCCAACCACAACCACTGTTCCAACTACCACTACAACTGCGCCAACAACCACAGTTATTACTAATCCTTCATCCACTACAACAACGACAGCAACAGTACCTGCAACTGGCACAACGTCCATGGCTCAGCCTATGAATTGTAGTTACCACATTCCACCTGAAACAACTCAGATTGAGCACTCTATTATTATGCAGTGGGCAAATAATGCTACTCGGCAATCGTTTGATTTTGATCATGTCAATATTGCTCAGCAATTAACAAATCTAAGGCCATGTTATACCGAACAAGGCTGGCAGAGTTTTAATGATGCATTAAATAAATCGGGTAATTTAGGTGCTATTCGTACGCAAAAACTTATGGTAACAAGTACTATTGATGGCAATATTACAGTCACTAATGTGAAAGATAATCAATGGCGAGTGCGTGTTCCTCTGCAAGTTATTTATCAAAATGAAAAACAAAAATTAACCCAACTTCTAACTGTCGATTTAATCGTTGGCCGTAAAATTTCTGGCGATTTAGGTATTATGCAGATGATTGCGTCCCCAAGACAAGCGGTCACCACAGCCCCTGGAACAACCACTACCAATTCAGGCACAGTCATTATCAAAGAGCCAGCAAGTGTAGTTCCTTAAATCTTTCTTAATTAACAAATTTTAGATAAATCTAAATGGATACCGCGGTCAAGCCGCGGTAATTCGGTATTTTCTTTTTATCTAGCTTGTCTTTCCTTCTTTCAACGATGTAGCCTGGGTGCAACGAAGTGAAACCCGGGTTACGCTCCTCTGGACCTGCACCCAGGCTACATTGTAACCGTTTCCCTACCTACGAGTGTTCTAGATGTCATGTTTAAGTCGCAAAGTAAAACAACTTATCTTTTAAATTCCATTCAATTACCTATCCTCATCAGCATAAGGTAAAATGGTAACCTGAGTGCCAATGGTCATAAACTGTTCATTCAGCCATTTTGCGGCGCTTGGTAAAACTCGCACGCAACCATGACTGGAGTTAGCATAAGGTACTTCGTAAGCTGCATGAATTGTATAACCTTGATGGAAATACATACAGTAAGGCATTTTAGCACCGCCTGTAGTTTCTACAGGATATTCACCCGATAAACAATCTACACCACGCTTATTATAAACGCGGAAAGTACCTGTGACTGTCCGGCAAGGCTGTCCGACATCTTCACAAAAATCCTTA
Proteins encoded in this window:
- a CDS encoding OPT family oligopeptide transporter gives rise to the protein MTNSVNPNISAEKNIPELTVRSIILAIILTVLLAMSNSYLALKLGILTSASIPAAIISMGILRLFKNATVLENNAVQTAASAGEAVAGGIVYTIPALIIIHYWQGFDYLTNFFIAAIGGILGVLFSIPLRRILVHEPALRFPEGRAIAEVLKSSSERVGVREIFLGGAVGGLIELLQVGFKVITSNFNFWFVIKRSIFGFGAGFSATMIGAGYLIGHEMAISIFLGAIISWLIALPIVSQFYPEFLAQYPLSQAATVLWDSEMRYLGIGAMLFAGTWTFLLLVKPLARSITQSLKAFTTKHTWPSQIPRTDRDIPIPFILSGIVIMAAVLFLFFQFIFPIEATGLDGDFAPTLVFAAVLYVLVIGFLFSVITGYLSGMVGVTASPGSSVVIAGMLFAAWMLLTIINHFLPLPLTNNQIKAAEAITIIIGSVVTGIAAIANDNTQDLKVGQLVGATPWRQQVMLLIGVIVSSLVIPPVMQLLFDVYGIAGVMPRADMDISQSLPAPTAALMAAITEAVFRNTLPWTMMFLGAAVIVLLLICIKLFKLNQYLRLSILGVAIGMYLPIASSFPLFLGGMIAMYVKSRLDKKSFPNEQKIERNQRGTLIACGLVAGSAIVDVILAIPFSIFHTPDALKIVGPEWYVYGILLGILSTFILTFWIEKRVCKSNPC
- a CDS encoding DUF3298 and DUF4163 domain-containing protein translates to MYQLRILVLSFMLAFTSHIWAQPKTVAIKKETKNFILDVKYPQGFNKGQIDQAVKAFITKVKNAQDMSDSDPLTANLPGKNSLYIDYKIAFQNDHAVSLLFNISTYSRGAAHPNNTVKTMNFIDGKQIGLSNLFKPNTNYLTEIANYCRTKLLKMENADEKWVNEGTQAINKNYKNWNFNDQGLAIIFDTYQVAAYVYGPQTIIIPQSSLATSLRLDIQKAVWGNA
- the hutI gene encoding imidazolonepropionase, whose amino-acid sequence is MLACDRLLINAQTIDADGYLQTQQAIAIKDGLISWCGQEKDLPSVNAVSREDCNNQLITPGLIDCHTHLVYCGNRAHEFKQRLEGATYSDIARAGGGILSTVKQVRAASQEELIEQSLPRLLAMRAEGVTTVEVKSGYGLDLMNETKMLTVARHLGKLCGMRIKTTFLGAHAIPPEFANNTQGYVDYLCADVLPAMAELELVDAVDVFCEAIAFSYKQTEQLFLQAQALKLPIKCHAEQLSNLGASKLAAEMGALSCDHLEFLDEVGAKAMANQGTVAVLLPGAFYFLRGTKIPPIALLRKLGIGIAIATDCNPGSSPTTSLPLMMNMACQFFGLTVEEVLAGVTTKAAKALGIEQEVGAIGVGLAADLVRWSVNDSSILCYHFGYPLPHVTMIAGHWID
- a CDS encoding SDR family NAD(P)-dependent oxidoreductase, which produces MFIITGGGSGIGRALAHILADQGYSVLIAGRREQALIETASYSSLISICCADVANAEGRQAILSSLNDKPTLKGLIHNAGVIDPIAPVTAITETAWQQTLATNLNAPLFLTQLLLDKLQGGRVLTIGSGAAYFPVAGWATYCVSKAALVMLTRCWQLECNTVAFASVKPGIIDTDMQALIRQSESMDEEKIQFFKTLKAENRLIQPSTVALFLSWLLLKVNQDEYSAAEWDIYETHHHHLWLTKPHVVPNWE
- the hutG gene encoding formimidoylglutamase, translating into MLPEINNYEPPITSIWQGRKDSLPHERFFQAIKAYDIRIHSLQDIKSQTVFLGFNSDEGIRRNEGRLGAKEGPMALREQLAKLPWHAKRQLYDLGNIACKQQDLEEAQHQFADIIRQCHEHHCKTIALGGGHEIAWGHFLGLTNHYPKLGVINFDAHFDLRPTNQANQSTSGTPFYQIQRYCASKNRPFNYCCLGIQPHANTESLFKLAKDYNVSFLTAQQMNELGLKQQIKFIKEFISKQEAIYLSICLDTFAEAFAPGVSAPQALGLLPGQAVPLLQYIIQTGKVVSIDIAELSPPLDQGQKTARLAAMLIAELLESY
- a CDS encoding DotI/IcmL family type IV secretion protein, which produces MKKTMLFGGLLTIISSSIYAEASDALVNATLDSYAKVAANSIATNSITDTKQITLAQNDTANVYAAAPSTTTTTTTQKVVVPATTTTTAPATTTVPATTTTTVPTTTTVPTTTTTAPTTTVITNPSSTTTTTATVPATGTTSMAQPMNCSYHIPPETTQIEHSIIMQWANNATRQSFDFDHVNIAQQLTNLRPCYTEQGWQSFNDALNKSGNLGAIRTQKLMVTSTIDGNITVTNVKDNQWRVRVPLQVIYQNEKQKLTQLLTVDLIVGRKISGDLGIMQMIASPRQAVTTAPGTTTTNSGTVIIKEPASVVP
- a CDS encoding L,D-transpeptidase, translated to MNKLCWVGLTVCVGLSSCVEYDESTLIADDNGYMHRTTHYLRDKRGRDYFPIQAPATGRKQFIFDPKAYAWAAYDAEGHRVMTGSASGGKDFCEDVGQPCRTVTGTFRVYNKRGVDCLSGEYPVETTGGAKMPYCMYFHQGYTIHAAYEVPYANSSHGCVRVLPSAAKWLNEQFMTIGTQVTILPYADEDR